The genomic region CAACGGGCGCCTGGAGGACATCGCGGCGGCGGCGGCGATCCTGCGCGGGCGGCGGATCGCCCCGGGCGTGCGCCTGCTGGTCATCCCCGCCTCCCGGGAGGTCCTGGAGGAGGCCCTGCGGCGGGGCTTCATCCAGACCCTGGTGGAAGCGGGGGCGATGATCGGGATTCCGGGCTGCGGCCCGTGCATGGGCAACCATATGGGGATCCCGGCCCCCGGGGAGGTCGTGATCTCCTCCGGCAGCCGGAACTTCCGGGGGCGGATGGGGACGCCGGACGCGGAGATCTACCTGGCCAGCCCGGCGGTGGTGGCCGCCAGCGCCCTGCGGGGAGTGATCACGGATCCCCGGGAGATCGCAACTTGAAGAACCGACGCTTAGGGAGCCGGAGGGCCCGGATGCGTCGCCCGCTGCGCCAGCCAGCGCCGGACCTGATCCTGCGCCCACTGCGCATCCGCCGGTGGGAGCGGCAGGGGCGGGATCGGCCCGGTGTAGTCGATCTGCTCCGCATATCGAGCGCGTTCATAAACCTCGTCGAGGGCTTTCTGCAAGTCCAGCGGCGCATCCGGGAACGGGGGCCGCAACGGAACCGCCACCACCGGCAGGGGATCCCGCAGATCGATGAACCAGACCAACAGGCCGGGATGTTGCGGCCGGTAGAGGGCGACCACGTAATCGCTGCGCCCGGCCAGCGGCTCCGGCCGGCTCCCCGCCCGGAGCAGATCGATCTCCAGCCAGTTGGCGCCGCCCTGCAGGAGCAGCCGACGCTTCTCCTGCATGGCCTGCTGTCCCCGCGATCCCTTCACCTTGTTGGCCGGCGACAACACCTCGATCGCGGTGACGACCTGATGCGTGCGGGCGTCCCGGATCTCCAGGTAGGCATCCCGGATCTCAGGCTCCACCAGGGCTTCCACTACCGTCGGCCTATGGAAGGATCACCGGCGTTCGGACCTATACGCGCTTCCATTGTATCGGATCCGCCCTTCAGCGTCAGTGAGAGGCACGGAGATCCCGGTGGGTCAGGAGGGGATCAGCGATGCGGCTGCGAGGACGTGTGTGGAAATATGGGGACCACGTCAACACCGATGTGATCTTCCCGGGCAAATACACGTATACAATCACCGACCCGGCGGAGATGGCCCGCCATGCCCTGGAGGATCTCGACCCGCGCTTCGCCCGCGAGGTGCGGCCCGGGGACATCATCGTGGCGGGGCGGAACTGGGGGTGCGGCTCCTCCCGAGAGCAGGCGGTGGTCGCCCTGAAGGCCGCGGGGGTGCGAGCGATCGTCGCCAAATCCTTCGCCCGCATCTACTTCCGCAACGCCGTCAACCACGGCCTGCTGCCCATCGTCTGCCCGGAGGCGGTGGAGGCCATCGAGCCCGGGGAGGAGATCGAGATCGACCTGGAGGCGCACTGCATCCGCTGTCGCGCGGGGAGCTTCCCCTTCCCGCCCCTCTCCCCCACGATCCGGGAGATCCTGGAGGCCGGAGGGCTGCTCCCCATGCTCTGCCGCCGGCTGGGCCTGCCGTTCCCCCCGGAAAACATCGGCGGAGCGGGCGGCGACTGAAACGAACCGGGCGGGACCTGGCAGAGGGTCCCGCCCGATCCACCAGGCGGAGGGGGAGGGATTCGAACCCTCGAGGGGGGCTTTTCGCACCCCCCACCGCTTAGCAGGCGGTTCCGTTAGGCCACTCCGGCACCCCTCCGGGCGATGCCCTCAGGCGGAGGGAGGGGGATTCGAACCCCCGAGGAGGCGCTCAGGCCTCCCAGCGGTTTTCAAGACCGCCGCCTTCAGCCGCTCGGCCATCCCTCCATCCGCAATTATGCCCGACCTGGGCCGCCCCGTCAAGCCGGGGCGCCTCACCCGCAGAGCGCGTCTCCTCTCCGCCTCGAACGGAGAGAGCTTTCCAAATCCCCCGCTTCGGATATAATGATCTTGACCTTTCGGCCGGGAACTTCGAATGATCCCGATCAGCGACAGTCCGCGAAGCCGCACGATCCCGATCGTCAACTGGACCCTGATCCTGGTCAACGTCTTGGTTTTCCTGCTGGAGCTGTCCATGCCTCCTCGGGCATTGGATCGTTTCCTCTTCGCCTGGGGCGCGGTGCCGGTGCGGGTGTGGGGAGCCTTGCTGGGGCAGGCCGATCCCTTCTGGCTGGTCACGCTGATCACCAGCCAGTTCCTGCACGGGGGATGGGCCCATATCCTGGGCAACATGCTCTACCTGTGGGTGTTCGGGGACAACGTGGAAGACCGGATGGGACACCTGCGTTATCTGGTCTTCTACTTGCTCTGCGGGGTCATCGCCGGCCTGATCCAGACCCTGGTCCTCTTCGGCTCGCGGGTGCCGCTGATCGGGGCCAGCGGAGCCATCGCCGGGGTGCTGGGCGCCTACCTGGTGCTCTATCCGGGAGCCCGGGTGACCGTGCTGGCCCCTTATTTCTTCTTCGGCCTGGGCTTCTTCGAGGTCCCCGCCGCCCTGCTGCTGGTCATGTGGTTCCTGTTGCAATTCATCAATGGCATGGCGGCCATCACCACTGCCAGCCCCTCCGTCGGCGGCATCGGCTGGTGGGCCCATATCGGCGGGTTCGTGGCCGGCTACCTCCTGGTCCGCCTGTTCGCCCGACCCCAGCGCCCCCGCCCGATGCTTCCCTATGACTTCTACGATCCATATCGATGGTAGCGAGGCGCCGGGAGCCTCCCACTTCCCACCAAGCCCTAAAGCGAATAAAATTTCTAATCAAAATGCGAACCTGGGGTTTTTCCGGGCTCTGAGTCACGCGCCCGAAAGGGCACCGGGGACTTCCGCTCAATCCGAGTCGATCCGAAATCCGGAGGAGTATTCCATGGAAGATCGAGGCCGGTATCCGGAGCGGGAGTTCGTGATCCACACCCAATCGATCCATCTGGGGGGGAGCGTTCCGCCCATGAGTGAGAAAGCGAAGGTCCTGGTGATCGACGACGATCTGCTTCTGCGGGAGGTGCTGGCCCGTGCCTTGACCCAGGAAGGTTATGAGGTTTTGACCGCGGAGACCGGAAGGGAAGGCCTTCTCCTCTTCGATCAGCATAACCCCGACCTGGTGATCCTCGATGTGTTGCTCCCGGACCTCGACGGCTGGGAGGTCTGCCGACGGATCCGCCAGGTCTCCACAGTGCCCATCCTGTTCCTGACGGCCCTAGAGGGGATCCCGGAGCGGGTGCGGGGGCTGGTCCTGGGCGGCGATGATTATATCGTCAAGCCCTTCGCCGTCGAGGAGCTCCTGGCCCGGGCGGAGGCCATCCTGCGGCGGGTGCGCCAGGCGGCTCCGATCGAAGGGGCCTCCATCCGGCTGGGGGATGGCGCCCTAGTGATCGACCGGGAGCGGCGCCAGGTATGGTTCCAGGGACGCCTACTGGAGCTCTCCCCAATCGAATACACCCTCCTCCTTTATCTGGCGGAACGGGCCGGGCGGGTGGTCTCCATCAACGAACTGCTCACGGCCGTCTGGGGCGGACCCCAGGAGGGATCCATCCAGGCCCTTCGCTGGTATATCTGGAACCTTCGCCAGAAGATGGAGACCAACCCGCATCGCCCCCGCTGGATCCAGACGGTCCGTCGCTACGGCTACCGGCTGAACGGTTGACCCGGGCGAGGGAGATAGCCTGGAGCGGGCCGGATCGAGCGGAGCCCGCGGGAGGATGCATAGGGCTCTTCCCCCAGGCTTTCACGCCTCCAGCAGGGGGAGCAGGATCGGATGGACATCGCACCAGGGCTCCCCATCGCTGTATTCGAGGAGGCTCAAGTTGGCCAGGAACTCCCGGGTCCGCTCGTTGTTCACAAACGCCCGCGTGCGGTGATATCCCCGGAGCTCCCCGTAATCCTCCGGCCGCAACGTCCCTCGGTAATCGTTCTGCAGCTGGATCACCGCGCCCTGCATCTCGGAAAGCCCGACCCGATCCCGCCCCATCGCCAGGCCGTGGAGGATCGCGGACTGAAGCAGCTGGATGAGGGTCAGGGGAACCCCTCCGCTCATGCGGACGGCCAGGTCGACGGCTTCCGAGTCGATCAGATAGGGCTCCATCCGCCGCTCCACGATCTCCCGCATCACCCGGTAACCTTCCGGCCGCAGCTGACCGTGGCGGTCATAAACCATGACGTTGGGGATCAAGAAACGCTCGCTGAAATGACTGCGGATCTGCAGGAACTCCCGGGCGTAACGCAGGGTGATGGGGAAGGTGAACAGGATGTGGGCGCGCAGCTCCGCCAGCAGGGCTGCATGGTTTAAGAAGAGCCCCAGCGCCCGCTCGAAGGCGAGCTTGTCCAGATCCTCCACGATCACCAGCACCGGCCGGCGGGCGTTGGAGCGGATCTCCTCAATCAGGAGGTTGGTGCGGGAGACCAACTCGAAGAGCCGCAGCTCCGCCCGCTCCCGGACCATCCGGCGGGTGCTGCTCTCGGTTTTCACCCGCCCCTCCAGCTTCAGGGCCAGCAGGTTCAGCGCCGCCTCGGCCGAGGCCTCCCGGGAGGGGCGGACCATCTCCTCCTCGACGATCTCGTGGGTCAACCAGCGGTAGAGGTCCTCCAGCATCCCCACTCCGACCAGCCCCCGCTTGCGCCCCTTCAGGATCCGCTCATCGGTGGCCTGCTGGAGCAGCCGCAGGGCGATGGCCAGGATCAGGTCCACGTAGGTGAGATCCGTGAGGTTGAGGATCTCCAGCACGGAGAAATGGACGATGAAGAAGCGCCCTTTCAGGAGGCCGCTCAGGCGGTTGAGCTCGGTGCTCTTGCCGCTCCCCCGGTGGCCGGAGAACAGGACCTTCACCGGCTCATCCATTGCCTCCAGATAAGCCTTCAGCTCCAGGGTGGGGACGTCCGGCCGCTCAACGTAATAGGCGGCCAAGGCCCGCCCCGCCAGGGGAACCCGCGGGTCGAACAGGTTAAGCGCTTCCTTCAAAGTGCGCGCCCGCACCGCCATCCGCACCTCCGGGATCATATCTATTAGGAGCGGCTTTAGCCGCGAACCCCCCCCATCTCGAAGAACGAGGGTTTGGCGCGAAAGCTCCCTACGTAAGACAGGGTGTCAGGGCTCCTACAAAACCGTCTTTCGTAGGAGCGGCTTCAGCCGCGACCCTTGCGCCATCGAGAACCAGAGGTTCAGAGTTATCGAAGCGGCTTTCACTGCGAACCTTTGCGAAGTCGTTGTTCACGGCTGCGCCCCGGCGCCGGACAGAAAGATCTCGGTGCCGCAATAGGGGCAGCGGATCACGCCCTTGCCAGCCAGCTCCAGGGCGCCCCCGCAGCGAGGGCACTGGCCAGCGTCCCGCAGGGCAGCAGCCTCGGCGGAGTAGAGCACCCCCTCCGACCAGTTCACGTAACCGGAGAACAGGCCCATGTGCACCAAATCGTAGATCCACGCCCGCACCTGATCCCGGGTGGCCCGGAGCTCCAGGGCGATCTCGGGGAGCGAGACCTGCCCCCGGGCCTGGATCATGCCCAGCAGCCGGCGCTGCTTCTCTGCCGCCTCTGCCTCCTGTGCTTCCACAGCTCCCCGGCGCCACAGGTAAACCCCCAGGCCGATCAGCGGCGAGAAGATGACCAAGATCAGGAAAACCCCGATGCCGAGCCCGCCGGGCGTGAGGGCGCCCGTGGACCACTGGATCAGCAGAAACCCTGCGAAGGCCAGGATCAGAAACAACCCCGTCCCGCTCAGGATCCCTCCCAGCGTCTGCATCGTCCGCGGATGCATCCTCCGCCTCCTCATGAAGATCGCGCTTAGCCGAACCCACTGCGGCCGCCGCCGTCCCCGCCCCCGCCGAAGCTCCCCCCTCCGCTCCAGCGCCCTCCCCCACCCCGCTCCGATGGCGGACGGCTGACGAAGGTGTCAGCGGCGGTGTTCAGCATCGCCGTTAACCCCTCGGAGAACGCATTGAGGCTCCCGGTCAGCGAGGAGGCCAGATCATCGAGAGACGGCACACCTGGTCCCCCTTCCACAGGAAGCGGCGCCGCATGCCCCGGCACCCGTCCCGAAGCCCCAGGAGTCGTCGGCTGGATCCACGGGCGATACCAGGGAGGCGGCGGGAGGTCCGGGGCGATCTCCTGCCACTGGCGCAGGAAACGACGCTCCTTCCCGAAGGCGATGGCGTAGGGAAGATACTGCTCCAGCCGGGCAGAGGCCTCCTCCGGCGCCATCTTCCGGAGCGCCCGCAGACCCCGGGCGAATGCCCGCCACTGAGCCGCCCGCTCCGCCCCCTTCCGGGTCCGCCGGGGCATATGCGGGGCGATCAGCAACCAGGCCAGCGCAGTCCCTCCCAGCCCGACTGCGATGGCCCATATCCCCCACAGCCCCCGGGCGCTCTCCTGCGCGGCCAGGATCCCTGTCAGGACCGCCAGCCCGCCCGCCAGCACACCCGGGATCCGATAGGCGTCCCGCACGCGATCCGGACGGGCGGAGAACCACCCTGCCTGGACGACGGCCCGATAGAGGGCCGCTTCCAGCTCCGGGAGCCGCCGGAAGAACCGGTGCCGCAGATCCCGCAGGCGCCGCTCCGTGGATCCATCGAACAGCGCCTGCATCAGCAACCGCTCGAAGGGTTGCAGCGCCGCCTCCGATCCGGTCCGCCGCAGCCGGAAATCCCGGGCGAAGCCCTCCCGGATCTCCTCAATGGTCAACACCCCTCGACGAGCCAGATCCACCACCGTCGCCAGGATGTCCCGCAGATCCGCCCGCTCGTCCAGCAACACCCCCACCAGCCCCGGAGGATCCGGGAAGGGAGGCTCCGTCAGCAAATCCGGCCCGCTCCCGACGTAAGGATCCCGCCCCCATCGCGCCCAGACCCCTACGGCCAGCGCGGGCCCGGCCGCCAGCACGAACAGCCCGACCATGAGCAACGCCAGGTTATACAGCGGGAGTCGATCCTCCCAGACCTGCCACGCGGGGGGCTCCGGCGGGAGGATCCCATGGGGGAACTGAACCCGGACCTCGAAGGATTCGTCGGGGGCGAGGGGGCGCCGGGCCTGAAATCGAACCACCTGCCCGCCTTCCTCCGCGATCCCATCGGCCGGGCCGTAGGCGGCGATGCGCTGCGCGATCGCTCCTGGGGGCAGATACACAGTCACCGTGCTCTCACGGATCTCGTAAGCGTGCTCGGCCGGCAGCGGGTTCCACCAAAGCTGATCGCCCGCCGCGTAGCGCCGGATCGCCCCGCGAACCTGATACCGGAGATAGAACGTGCGGCGCGCGTTCGTGGTCGGCGGGAAGAACCAGCGGACGGTGACGGCCTCGACCCCTTCCTCCACGGTGTAGGTGAACGGTTCCCCGGTCGAGGCGCGGCGATAGGGATACCCCTCCTCCCCCATCTCCAAGATAGTGATCCCCTCGGTGCGTCGGAGGGGGATCTCCCGGAAGCCCCGACGGAACGTCCCGAGGAACCGGATGGCCTGACGTTCGACCACCTCCAGGGTCCCATCCGGCCGCACGTGGAGTTCGACGTCGAAGTGCTCCGCGACCAGAGAAGAGGACTGGGCACGGAGCCCAGGCACGGGCCCGAAGAGCCCCAGGAGCATGATCAGGATGCCGGACACCCATCGCAGGGGAACCCGCATGGACGCGCTCCTCGATTGCGGGAATCGGGGGAGCGTTTTCCTCGCCTCAAGCGCGCAATCGCCCCGGCCCATTTTACACGCATCGCCTCCGGGTCACCGCCCCGCCCCCGCTGCATCTAACATGGATGAGACTTCGAAGCGCAGAGAGGAGGTCGGATGCGATACCGGTGGTTCCTGGGGATCGGGCTGGCCGCGGTGATCGGCATCGCCTGGATCGGATGGAGCCGGAGCGGGGCGCTCGGGCTCCCCGTCCGGGAGGCGCCGCAGCCGGGCTACCGCGCGCCGGACTTCTCGCTCCCGACCCTGGGAGGGGAGACCCTGACCCTCTCCCGGTTGCGAGGGCGAGCGGTGGTGCTGAACTTCTGGGCCACCTGGTGCCCGCCGTGCCGGGCGGAGATGCCTGCCTTCCAGCGCCTCTACGCCCGTTACGCCGACCGCGGCCTGATCGTGATCGCCATCAACGCCACGTTCAGCGACGCCCCGGAGGCGGTGGCCGATTTCCGGCAACGCTACGGGCTGACCTTCCCCATCCTCCTGGATGCCTTCGGCGACGCGAACCGGAGCTACCGGGTCACCGCCCTTCCCACCACGTTCTTCATTGACCCGCAGGGGACGATCCGCGAGGTGGTGGTGGGTGGGCCGATGAGCGAGGCCGCTATCGAAGCCCGCGTACGGACGCTGCTTTCAGAGGGGGCGCGCTGATGCTCCCGGTCCTCCCCCTCGGCCCCCTGACGCTACCTACCCGACCCGCCCTCATCCTGATAGGGGTCTGGATCGGGCTGGCCCTGGCGGAGCGGGAGGGCCGGCGGCGAGGGATCGGCGCCGCGCCGGCCGCCGACGCCCTGGGCGGCCTGGTCATCGGATACCTGATCGCCCGCCTTGCGGCCTTGCTCCCTTATGGGATCCCCTCTCCGCTCGACCTGATCTACCTCCTCCGACCCACGGACCCCCTCCTGGCCCCGCTTCCCGGGCTCCTGGGGATGAGCGCCTGGATCGCCTGGCGGTGGCGCGTCCGTCGCGTCCCCTGGCGGACCGGGTTGGACACCCTGGCCCCTTTCGTTTTGGTTCTGGCCATCGCCTGGGCGCTGGGGGATTGGGCGGAGGGGTTGCGTTACGGGAAGGCCACGGCGTTTCCCCTCCTGGCCGCCCTGGGCGGCGGCGAGCGCCACCCGGTCCCCCTTTACGAGGCCGCGCTGGGGGCCCTCGCCTTGTTCCTGTGGGAACGCCTGCGGCGGCGACCCTGGGCCCCGGGCGGCGCGTTCCTCCTCGCCCTGACCCTTTACAGCGCCGTCCGCTGGTTCACAGAGGGGTTCGGGGCCGGCTCTCCGATCCTGCAAACCGTCGCCCTGGGCGGGATGTTGCTCGGCCTGTGGGGGCTTTCCGGCCTGACACAAGAGGGATCCGCCACCCCTTCATGAAGCGCTGTCTTCTTCCTTAAGAAAATCGTGGATGCGGTGCTTGAGGGCGTAGGCGGCCGCCTCCACCCGGTTGGAGACGCCCAGCTTGTCCAGGATGATGCTGACGTAGTTGCGCACCGTCTTCTCGGTGAGGAACAGCTCCTTGGCGATCTCCCGGTTGCTTTTCCCTTCCGCGATGCGGGCCAGGATCAGGCGCTCTCGTGGGGTGAGGTCCTTGAAGGCCTCCTCCCGGGTGGCCCGGGATCGCTGGCGGAACTGCTCCAGGACCTTGCGGGTGATGGTGGGATCCAGGATCGCCTCCCCCCGGGCCAGCGCCTCCAGGGCCTCGATCAGCTCCCGGCTCCCTGCCTGCTTGAGCACATAGCCGGAGGCCCCTGCCTCGATAGCCCGCACGATGAACTCCTCATCCGGGTAGGCGGTCAGGATCAGCACCCGAGTCTCCGGGAAACGCGCGGTGATCTCCCGGCACACCTCCACCCCATCCTGATCGGGCAGGCGGACATCCAGTATCACCAAGTCCGGGCGCAGGCGCTCCACCAGGCGCAGAGCCTGGGCCCCGCTCTCCGCCTCGCCCACCAGTTCGAACTCCGGCCGGTTCTGCAGCAGCAACCGCAGCCCCAGCCGGACCACCTCGTGATCATCCACGATCAGCAGGCGCAGGCGCTTCATCCAGACGTCGCCCCTTCTCCGCCATCGGCAGCTCCAGCCAGACCGTCGTCCCCTGTCCGGGCGCGCTCTCGATCCGCAGGACGCCACCCAGCAGCCGGGCCCGCTCCTGCATGGTGCGCAATCCCATCCCCACCGGGTGATCCGGGCGCATCCCGACGCCGTCGTCTCGCACGCCGATGCGCAGACGGTCGTCCTTCACCTGCGCCTCCAAGACGACCCGTCGGGCCCGCGCATGGCGGAGGACATTGCTGAAGGCCTCGCTCAGGATGGCCGCCAGATGGGCCGCCTGCTCCGGCTCCAGCAGCAGGTCCGGGATGTCCAGACGCACCTCAACATCCAGCATGCTCCGGAAACGAGGATCCCTCGCCATCTCCTCCAGCAACGTCCGCAAGTGGCCGGGCTGGCTCATCCCATGCAGGGTCGCGATGTAGAGACGCACGTCCTCGATGGCCCGGTTCAGCGCGAGCAGCATCTCCTCCAGAAGGGGGCCGACCTTGGGGTTCCAGCCGCAATGCTCCCGCACCGCCTCGACGAGCAGGCCGGCGGCGTAGATCTGCTGAAGGACCCGATCGTGGAGCTCCCGGCCGATCCGCTCCCGCTCCAGGGTGAGGATGTTCGCCCGCTCTACCTCCTCGATCCGCCGGTCGACCTCTACCTGAAACACCTCCAGCGCCCGCAGGAGGGCGATGAGGAGGATCAGGCCCAACAGGGAGCGCCAGACCGGCATGGGGATGCCGACGGTCTGGAACACTGTCATCTCGTTCAGGAGGTTGCCCGGGAAAAAAGGAACCACCGGCCCGAAGAGGCCCCCTGCGATCCCATAGCCGGCCATCGCCAGGCCGGCAACGCGCAGCGTGCGCAGGATGTGGGGAAGCTCCAGCGGGGCGATGTGGCGATGGGCGTGGAGGCGCAGCCCGTAAGCGGCGATCAGCCCCCCGGGCAGCCCCAAGCTGTAGCGAGCGGTGGCCCCCGCCACCCGATGCCACGCCTCGATCTCCGGGATCACCGTCAGGCCGACGTAGAAAGGCCCCAGCAACCAGATCAGGAACACCCCGGTGGGGACCCAGAACGCCCACCGCCACCGCGGAGGAAGCGGGCCCAGGGTGCTGATCCCGAACTGAAACAGACAGAGGAACGAAAGAGCGAGCAAAAAGACCTGGGCGATGTGCAATAACTGCACCAGGAAAGAGGGAAGATAAGTGGCTTGGATCGGGATAAATACATCGCCCCATTCATGCAAGCCATGGAGGACGCCGAAGAGGGCCAGCCAGGGCAGGGCCTGGGCCAGCCGCAGCCGGCTGTGCCGCAGGCTCTGGATGGCCAGGATCACCCCTGTGGTGAAGAAGACCTGGCCGTAGACCGAATAGACGATGATCCGATTGGTTTCGAAAAAAGCCTGAAGTGCCTCCCGCATGGGCCCGACCTCGGATGGGCGTGGCCTTCAGGTCCGGCCGGAGCGGATGGACCGGCGGAGCCAGCGGCGCATCAGGGCCCGGCGCACATACTTCCGATAGAGCAACCCGGTCAGGGCCTGGATGCGGCGGTGGAGCTCCCGGAACCGCCCGATGCGCTCGACGTCTGTGGCCAGATCGCCCACGAGGGGCGCATAGAGGGCGACGTCGTGGCGCACCTGAGCCCGCACCAGCCGCACGTAAAAGGCAAGGTCCCGACATGTGATGCCCATCGCCTCCAGATCCCGCACCACCCGCATCAGCGCCACGTCCTCCAGGCCGTAACGACGCTCCCCTCCGGACTCCCCGTCCGGGAGCAGGCCCATGGCCTCCATGCGACGGAGCTGGTCCAGGGAAATCCCCGCCCGTTGCGCGGCCTCCTCTGCGGTCAGAGAAGCCGACCCCTCCACGCCTTCTTCCCGGAACACCTCCAGAAGCGCCTCCAGGGCCTCCGGGCTCAGCGCCGGATCCTCCTGCAGGCGATCCAGCATCGCCCGCACCACCGGGAGGGGGAGCCGATGACGGGCCCGCAGATTCAGGATCAGGGCCAGCCGCTCCACGTCGCCGGGACAATACAGCCGGTGCCCGCCGTGGGTGCGGCGGGGCCGGATCAGACCCGCTTTCTCCCAATAACGGAGCTTGCTCGGCGTCACATCCGGGAAGCGGCATCGCAGATGCGCAACCACCTCCCCGATCGTCCACAGCCGCTCTGTCCGCTCCGCTTCCTTTCGCTCTTCCTCGTGACGCATCCCCTTTCGCTCCCTGTCCTATGGCCCTTCTCCCCGCTCACTCCACCGCACGGACCTCAATGGGTTCCGATATCTCTGGGGTCTCGGAAGCAGGCAGATCCGGAACCCCCCGCCCGATCAACAGGATCCCGATGGCCAGAACCAGGGCGAGGGCGGGAACCCGCCAGAAGGCGTTGAGCAAAACCTCCCCACCGGCGGCCAGCGCCGGACCCAATGCGGCACCCATCGCCGCCGCTCCCATGGACCCGCCGATGTTGCGGGCGAAGAGCAGCATGGCGGTGACCACACCGAGAACCTCCCGGGGCGCTTCCTCCTGCGCGCACACCAGGAGGGCCAGCATCACCGTCCCCATCCCCGCCCCGACGATCAGGCCGGCCAGGGCCAGGACCGGCAACGGGGCCCGCCACGCCAGCGCCCACAGGCCGAACCCCGCCATCATCGCGAGGGGACCCCAGCGGGCCATGGGCCGGGGCCCCCAGCGGGGCAGCCACCGCGCCGCCAGGACGCTGCTCACGGTCCAGCCTACGGTCATCGGGGAGAGGAGCAATCCGCCCACCGTGGCGCTCTGGCCACGGGCCACTTGCACGAAGAACGGGATGTAAGCGGTCATCCCGAAGAAGGCCATGCCGCCGAGCAGATTGCCCAGGAATCCCCGGAAGGCGAAAGGCCGCCGCAGCGCCGGGAAAGGAAGCAGCGGCAATTCCTGACTCCGCTCCACGAAGACGAAAAGGATCAGGGACAGCGCCGCCACGATCAGCGCGCCCGGGGATTCGAGCTCCAGGCCGTAGATCAGCGCCCCGGCCCCCAAGGTGAACAGAGCGGCCCCGCTCAGATCGATCCGCGGGGCTTCATGGCCGACCCTTTCCGGCACGCCACGGCCCACCAGCAGCAGAGCTGCGATCCCAAAAGGCAGGTTCAGGTAGAACACCCAGCGCCATGAGAAGTGATCCACGATCAGTCCCCCGATCAGGGGACCGACCAGGGCCGAGAACCCCCACACGCCGCTGATCCAGCCCTGCACCCGCGCCCGCTCCCGCAGGGGATACAGCTCCCCCACCAGGGTGAAGGTGAGGGTTTGCAGACCCCCTCCCCCCAGGCCTTGCAAGGTGCGGGTGGCGATCAGCATCCCCATCGAACGGGCCGCCCCGCTCAGGG from Thermoflexus hugenholtzii JAD2 harbors:
- a CDS encoding MerR family transcriptional regulator, translated to MRHEEERKEAERTERLWTIGEVVAHLRCRFPDVTPSKLRYWEKAGLIRPRRTHGGHRLYCPGDVERLALILNLRARHRLPLPVVRAMLDRLQEDPALSPEALEALLEVFREEGVEGSASLTAEEAAQRAGISLDQLRRMEAMGLLPDGESGGERRYGLEDVALMRVVRDLEAMGITCRDLAFYVRLVRAQVRHDVALYAPLVGDLATDVERIGRFRELHRRIQALTGLLYRKYVRRALMRRWLRRSIRSGRT
- a CDS encoding MFS transporter, which encodes MITSAVVSHRIRVTAGLILGLFLAALEATVVATAMPRVIRELGGVQLYSLPFALYLLMATVSGPIWGRASDLYGRRRLYLAAVLIFLLGSALSGAARSMGMLIATRTLQGLGGGGLQTLTFTLVGELYPLRERARVQGWISGVWGFSALVGPLIGGLIVDHFSWRWVFYLNLPFGIAALLLVGRGVPERVGHEAPRIDLSGAALFTLGAGALIYGLELESPGALIVAALSLILFVFVERSQELPLLPFPALRRPFAFRGFLGNLLGGMAFFGMTAYIPFFVQVARGQSATVGGLLLSPMTVGWTVSSVLAARWLPRWGPRPMARWGPLAMMAGFGLWALAWRAPLPVLALAGLIVGAGMGTVMLALLVCAQEEAPREVLGVVTAMLLFARNIGGSMGAAAMGAALGPALAAGGEVLLNAFWRVPALALVLAIGILLIGRGVPDLPASETPEISEPIEVRAVE